In Arthrobacter burdickii, one DNA window encodes the following:
- a CDS encoding thiolase family protein: MSLATGTASTRSAARAVRDVVFVDGVRTPFGRAGDKGIYAGMRADDLVVKCIRDLLRRNPSLPPERIDDVAIAATTQTGDQGLTIGRTAALLAGLPRTVPGFAIDRMCAGAMTAVTTTASGIAFGAYDVVIAGGVEHMGNHPMGADADPNPRFQTERIVDPAALNMGVTAENLHDRFPAITKDRADAYAVRSQEKLADAYKAGQIQPDLVPVAGRKPGSGWTLNTVDEPPRPGTTVEDLAALRTPFRPHGRVTAGNAAGLNDGATAALLASADAAAELGLPVRMRLVAYAFAGVEPEVMGIGPVPATEKALRQAGLDISDIGLFEINEAFAVQVLSFLDHFGIDDDDARVNRYGGAIAVGHPLASSGVRLMNQLARQFEEDPTVRYGMTTMCIGLGMGATVIWENPRHEHYGQDAA, from the coding sequence GTGAGCCTAGCAACAGGGACCGCGTCCACGCGGAGCGCAGCACGTGCCGTCCGCGATGTCGTCTTCGTCGACGGAGTACGGACGCCGTTCGGCAGGGCGGGCGACAAGGGCATCTACGCAGGCATGCGTGCCGACGACCTCGTGGTGAAGTGCATCCGCGACCTCCTCCGCCGCAATCCGTCCCTCCCGCCCGAACGCATCGACGACGTCGCGATCGCGGCCACCACGCAGACCGGCGACCAGGGCCTGACGATCGGCCGCACCGCCGCCCTCCTCGCTGGACTCCCCCGCACGGTCCCCGGCTTCGCCATCGACCGCATGTGTGCCGGCGCCATGACCGCCGTTACCACGACCGCCTCGGGCATCGCCTTCGGCGCGTACGACGTCGTCATCGCGGGCGGCGTCGAGCACATGGGCAACCACCCGATGGGCGCGGACGCCGACCCCAACCCGCGCTTCCAGACGGAGCGGATCGTGGACCCGGCGGCGCTGAACATGGGCGTCACGGCGGAGAACCTGCACGACCGCTTCCCCGCCATCACGAAGGACCGGGCGGACGCGTACGCCGTCCGCAGCCAGGAGAAGCTCGCCGACGCCTACAAGGCCGGGCAGATCCAGCCCGACCTCGTTCCCGTCGCGGGCAGGAAGCCCGGCTCCGGGTGGACCCTGAACACCGTCGACGAGCCACCGCGCCCCGGCACCACGGTGGAGGACCTCGCCGCCCTGCGCACGCCCTTCCGCCCCCATGGACGCGTCACCGCAGGCAACGCCGCCGGACTGAACGACGGCGCCACCGCGGCCCTCCTCGCCTCCGCCGACGCGGCCGCCGAACTGGGCCTGCCCGTCCGCATGCGCCTGGTCGCCTACGCCTTCGCCGGCGTCGAACCCGAGGTCATGGGCATCGGTCCGGTGCCGGCCACGGAGAAGGCACTGCGGCAGGCCGGCCTGGACATCTCCGACATCGGCCTGTTCGAGATCAACGAGGCCTTCGCCGTGCAGGTCCTGAGCTTCCTCGACCACTTCGGCATCGACGACGACGATGCCCGTGTGAATCGCTACGGGGGCGCCATCGCCGTCGGCCACCCGCTGGCGTCCTCCGGCGTCCGGCTGATGAACCAGCTCGCGCGCCAGTTCGAGGAGGATCCGACCGTGCGCTACGGCATGACCACCATGTGCATCGGCCTCGGCATGGGCGCCACCGTCATCTGGGAGAACCCCCGCCACGAGCACTACGGACAGGATGCAGCATGA
- a CDS encoding 3-hydroxyacyl-CoA dehydrogenase NAD-binding domain-containing protein has product MSFERYDELAGLVPSEIVTHSYVQDIALPGGAGVLALITLDNDLDHTKPTTLGPNTLIEFGRTLEGLKERAARGEISGVAVTGKPYFLVAGADLSTVKSVRSEHLGRLMAELGHEAYDLLADLGVPSFAFINGVALGGGLEIALAANYRTVSSGASGIGLPEAFIGLVPGWGGVYRLPRLIGPANAVKVMIENPLSNNRSLDGRAAYELGIADALFEPADYLEQSLLWAGQVLAGGEAADAVEQRRAERARYDDADWKAAVTAGRAFVEAKTSNAAPAPSRVLDLLEGGLTYSRQESAAAECTALAELMQTPEFHATVYAFLDLVQKRGKRPAGAPHGKLARPVSKVGVVGAGLMASQLALLFARQLKVPVVLTDIDQARVDKGVAYVHAEVDKMLAKRRLSPDAANRTKALVSGSVSKDVFADADFVIEAVFEELSVKKQVFAEVEAVVSPECILATNTSSLSVAEMAADLMHPERVVGFHFFNPVAAMPLLEVVRAPKTDDAVLATAFVLAKGLKKNAVLVQDAPAFVVNRILGRMFGEITAVFDEGTDPETADNALRPMGLPMTPFRLLALVGLPVGQHVQESLHAAFGDRFHVSANQQKLIDAGIKGLWEKQEDGSYAVPESVLALLDRGTSSSSADEVLRRTQDALADEIGRMLAEGVVAAPEDIDLCMIMGAGWPMHLGGITPYLDRVGASERVNGKTFHQA; this is encoded by the coding sequence ATGAGCTTCGAACGCTACGACGAACTGGCCGGGCTCGTTCCCTCGGAGATCGTCACCCACTCCTACGTCCAGGACATCGCCCTCCCCGGTGGGGCCGGCGTCCTCGCGCTCATCACGCTCGACAACGACCTGGACCACACCAAGCCCACCACGCTCGGGCCGAACACGCTCATCGAGTTCGGCCGCACCCTCGAAGGGCTGAAGGAACGCGCCGCCCGCGGCGAGATCTCCGGCGTCGCCGTCACCGGCAAGCCCTACTTCCTCGTGGCGGGTGCGGACCTCAGCACCGTCAAGAGCGTACGGTCCGAGCACCTGGGCCGCCTCATGGCGGAACTCGGCCACGAGGCGTACGACCTCCTCGCCGACCTCGGAGTCCCCAGTTTCGCCTTCATCAACGGCGTCGCCCTGGGTGGCGGCCTCGAGATCGCCCTCGCAGCCAACTACCGCACCGTGTCCTCGGGCGCCAGCGGCATCGGACTGCCCGAGGCCTTCATCGGACTCGTCCCGGGCTGGGGTGGCGTCTACCGCCTGCCGCGCCTCATCGGCCCCGCGAACGCCGTGAAGGTCATGATCGAGAACCCCCTGAGCAACAATCGCAGCCTGGACGGCAGGGCCGCCTACGAGCTCGGCATCGCCGACGCGCTCTTCGAGCCCGCCGACTACCTCGAGCAGTCGCTCCTCTGGGCCGGGCAGGTGCTGGCCGGTGGCGAAGCCGCCGACGCCGTCGAGCAGCGTCGCGCGGAGCGTGCACGGTACGACGACGCCGACTGGAAGGCCGCCGTCACCGCCGGCCGTGCCTTCGTCGAGGCGAAGACCAGCAATGCGGCGCCCGCACCCTCACGGGTCCTGGACCTGCTCGAGGGCGGCCTCACCTACTCGCGCCAGGAATCCGCGGCGGCGGAATGTACGGCTCTCGCCGAACTGATGCAGACGCCCGAGTTCCATGCCACCGTCTATGCCTTTTTGGACCTCGTGCAGAAACGCGGGAAGCGCCCGGCCGGAGCTCCGCACGGGAAGCTCGCGCGGCCCGTCTCGAAGGTCGGCGTCGTCGGCGCCGGCCTCATGGCAAGCCAGCTGGCCCTGCTGTTCGCCCGCCAGCTCAAGGTGCCGGTGGTCCTGACGGACATCGACCAGGCCCGGGTCGACAAGGGCGTCGCCTACGTCCACGCCGAGGTGGACAAGATGCTCGCCAAACGGCGACTCTCCCCGGACGCCGCGAACCGCACGAAGGCGCTCGTCTCGGGCTCGGTGTCGAAGGACGTGTTCGCCGACGCCGATTTCGTGATCGAGGCGGTCTTCGAGGAACTGTCGGTCAAGAAGCAGGTGTTCGCCGAAGTCGAGGCCGTCGTCTCCCCCGAGTGCATCCTCGCGACGAACACCTCGTCCCTGTCCGTGGCCGAGATGGCTGCGGACCTGATGCACCCCGAGCGCGTGGTCGGCTTCCATTTCTTCAACCCGGTGGCTGCGATGCCGCTGCTCGAGGTGGTGCGTGCGCCCAAGACGGACGACGCGGTGCTGGCCACGGCCTTCGTCCTGGCGAAGGGACTGAAGAAGAACGCCGTGCTGGTCCAGGACGCGCCCGCCTTCGTGGTGAACCGCATCCTGGGACGCATGTTCGGCGAGATCACCGCGGTCTTCGACGAGGGCACCGACCCGGAGACGGCCGACAACGCACTGCGCCCGATGGGCCTTCCCATGACGCCCTTCCGGTTGCTCGCGCTGGTGGGCCTGCCCGTCGGCCAGCACGTGCAGGAGTCGCTGCACGCTGCCTTCGGAGACCGCTTCCACGTGTCGGCGAACCAGCAGAAGCTGATCGACGCCGGCATCAAGGGACTGTGGGAGAAGCAGGAGGACGGCAGCTACGCGGTCCCCGAGTCGGTCCTCGCCCTGCTGGACCGCGGCACCAGCTCCTCGTCCGCGGACGAGGTCCTGCGCCGCACGCAGGACGCGCTGGCCGACGAGATCGGGCGCATGCTCGCCGAGGGCGTGGTTGCAGCACCGGAGGACATCGATCTCTGCATGATCATGGGGGCGGGGTGGCCGATGCACCTCGGCGGGATCACCCCCTACCTGGACCGGGTAGGTGCGTCCGAGCGCGTCAACGGGAAGACCTTCCACCAGGCCTGA
- a CDS encoding HNH endonuclease, which yields MDNKQGHEFRHTLSSPSRTTTRSAVSGSAVSGSTIPAIQGATLPRSPVRDLIREVTSLAIDSERAGLIDQLRDLEDLKSSVAAAQARIAVAFDLAERRAQSKAGVPAADRGQGVAAQIALARRESPSRGNRLLGLARALVTEMPHTLAALDSGQLNEWRATLLVRETACLSAADRCAVDEELSPDTGTFDGAGDRALIAAARTAAYRRDPRSATQRASHAAADRRVSLRPAPDTMTYLTALLPVAQGVGLYAALTRHADSLRSAGDTRSRGQLMADTLVERTTGTVEGICGVDLQLVMTDRTLLRGGNEPAHLSGYGIVPGAWARTALNPAGRATSATPSTGSRTGTVGGTVDGVVGRAGHGQAFRVWMRRLYTAPGTGDLLAVDSRSRLFTEGQRRFIEARDRSCRTPYCDAPIRQVDHILPWRDAGPTSLWNGAGLCEACNHTKEINGWKATTRSGPTHTIDLRTPTGHTYSSAAPPALGTGSDEPAHAQPTLPRREKRHRSKALKNAHRQPATA from the coding sequence ATGGACAACAAGCAGGGACACGAGTTCAGGCACACGCTCTCGTCCCCTTCGCGCACCACGACGCGCAGCGCGGTCTCGGGCAGTGCCGTCTCGGGCAGCACCATTCCCGCTATCCAAGGTGCGACGCTTCCGCGCTCTCCCGTTCGGGACCTGATTCGTGAGGTGACCTCTTTGGCGATCGACAGCGAGAGGGCCGGCTTGATCGATCAGCTGCGGGACCTGGAAGACCTCAAGTCCTCGGTGGCCGCCGCGCAGGCGAGGATCGCCGTCGCGTTCGACCTCGCCGAACGCCGCGCACAATCCAAGGCCGGCGTACCCGCGGCGGACCGGGGACAGGGCGTGGCCGCGCAGATTGCCCTCGCCCGCCGCGAGTCGCCCTCCCGCGGAAACCGGCTCCTCGGCTTGGCACGAGCGCTCGTCACGGAGATGCCGCATACCCTGGCCGCGTTGGACTCGGGCCAGCTCAACGAATGGCGGGCAACCCTGCTGGTCCGCGAGACCGCATGCCTGAGCGCAGCCGACCGGTGCGCCGTCGACGAAGAACTCTCCCCTGATACGGGAACATTCGACGGGGCGGGCGACCGGGCCCTGATCGCGGCGGCCAGGACCGCCGCCTATCGCAGGGACCCCCGCTCCGCGACGCAACGCGCGAGCCACGCCGCAGCGGACCGGCGCGTCAGCCTCCGCCCCGCACCTGACACCATGACCTACCTGACTGCCCTGCTTCCCGTCGCCCAGGGCGTAGGCCTGTACGCCGCCCTGACCCGGCACGCCGACTCACTCCGTTCGGCCGGCGATACCCGTTCGCGGGGCCAGCTCATGGCGGACACGCTCGTCGAGCGGACCACCGGCACCGTCGAAGGTATCTGCGGCGTGGACCTCCAACTCGTGATGACCGACCGCACCCTTCTCAGAGGCGGCAATGAACCGGCCCACCTGAGCGGCTATGGCATCGTTCCCGGCGCCTGGGCCCGCACCGCCCTGAACCCGGCCGGCAGGGCGACCTCCGCGACTCCCTCGACCGGTTCCCGTACAGGCACCGTCGGTGGCACCGTCGACGGCGTTGTCGGCCGTGCGGGGCATGGGCAGGCATTCAGGGTCTGGATGCGCAGGCTGTACACGGCCCCCGGCACGGGGGATCTACTCGCCGTCGACTCACGCTCCCGGCTTTTCACCGAAGGACAGCGCCGCTTCATCGAGGCCCGCGATCGATCCTGTCGGACCCCCTACTGTGATGCGCCCATCCGTCAGGTGGACCATATTCTCCCCTGGCGGGACGCCGGACCGACAAGCCTCTGGAACGGCGCGGGTCTGTGCGAAGCATGCAACCACACCAAGGAGATCAACGGGTGGAAAGCCACCACCCGATCTGGTCCGACCCACACCATAGACCTCCGGACTCCCACCGGACATACCTACAGCTCTGCGGCGCCCCCGGCGTTAGGCACCGGATCCGACGAGCCTGCACACGCGCAGCCAACACTTCCCCGACGCGAGAAGCGGCACCGCAGCAAGGCGTTGAAAAACGCGCACCGGCAGCCAGCCACCGCCTGA
- a CDS encoding SDR family NAD(P)-dependent oxidoreductase: MTDAPGGRTAVVAGATSASGIALTRRLVADGLTVVAVGSDGARLDAAFAGVDGVVREVCDLTDEAAVGTLADRVRTGQGGADALFHLVGGWRGGKGITTQSTADYEVLHRSVFLTLFNTSRAFYDQLAERGGRLAAVSATAVAKPTAGNASYAAVKASVDAWLQAVADGFARDGSSAAATAVVVKALLDDAMREQQPERAFPGFTHVDDLAAILASLLGTPAAQANGARIDAVRG, encoded by the coding sequence ATGACCGACGCTCCCGGCGGCCGTACCGCCGTCGTGGCCGGCGCCACGAGCGCCTCCGGCATCGCCCTCACCCGGCGGCTGGTCGCGGACGGACTCACCGTCGTCGCCGTCGGGTCCGACGGGGCTCGCCTCGACGCGGCCTTCGCCGGGGTCGACGGCGTCGTCCGCGAGGTGTGCGACCTCACGGACGAGGCCGCGGTCGGCACCCTCGCCGACCGTGTGCGCACCGGCCAGGGCGGGGCGGACGCCCTGTTCCACCTCGTCGGTGGCTGGCGGGGCGGCAAGGGCATCACGACGCAGTCGACGGCGGACTACGAGGTCCTCCACCGATCCGTCTTCCTCACCCTGTTCAACACGAGCAGGGCGTTCTACGACCAGCTGGCCGAGCGCGGCGGGCGGCTCGCCGCTGTGTCCGCGACGGCGGTGGCGAAACCGACGGCGGGCAACGCCTCGTACGCGGCGGTGAAGGCCTCCGTCGATGCCTGGCTCCAGGCCGTGGCCGACGGCTTCGCGCGCGACGGCTCCTCGGCCGCCGCGACCGCCGTCGTCGTGAAGGCGCTCCTCGACGACGCGATGCGGGAGCAGCAGCCCGAGCGGGCGTTCCCGGGATTCACGCACGTCGACGACCTCGCGGCCATCCTGGCGTCGCTGCTCGGGACGCCGGCCGCGCAGGCCAACGGGGCCCGCATCGATGCGGTTCGGGGATAA
- the ndk gene encoding nucleoside-diphosphate kinase: MSVERTLVLVKPDGVSRGLTGTILSRIEAKGYTIAELKQVHASRELLEEHYAEHVGKPFFEPLVEFMLSGPIVAAVFEGQRVIEGFRSLAGTTEPTTAAPGTIRGDLGRDWGVKVQQNLVHGSDSAESAEREIGIWFA; this comes from the coding sequence ATGAGCGTTGAGCGCACCCTTGTCCTCGTCAAGCCCGATGGCGTGTCCCGCGGCCTGACCGGCACCATCCTGTCCCGCATCGAGGCGAAGGGCTACACCATCGCCGAGCTGAAGCAGGTGCACGCCTCGCGCGAGCTGCTCGAGGAGCACTACGCGGAGCACGTGGGCAAGCCGTTCTTCGAACCGCTGGTGGAATTCATGCTCAGCGGGCCGATCGTCGCCGCCGTCTTCGAGGGACAGCGTGTGATCGAAGGATTCCGCTCCCTGGCAGGGACGACGGAGCCGACGACGGCGGCACCCGGCACCATCCGCGGCGACCTGGGCCGCGACTGGGGCGTCAAGGTCCAGCAGAACCTCGTGCACGGCTCCGACTCTGCCGAGTCGGCCGAGCGCGAGATCGGTATCTGGTTCGCCTGA
- a CDS encoding aldo/keto reductase, with product MMTYRRLGSSGLSVSTVGLGCNNLGRAGTASQSQEGTDAVVHAAIDAGITLFDVADMYGKTPGVSEVQLGKALGARRDDVVLATKFGLDMGGVNGPDWGARGSRRYIIRAVEASLRRLGTDWIDLYQYHAPDPQTPIEETLAALDDLVTSGKVRYLGHSNFAGWQIAEAEFTARSGGYTPFISAQNPYSLLDRRLEREVVPAAEAYGLGVLPYFPLANGLLTGKYRRNEVPAGSRLTHSRKNLLETADWDQLESFSAFAGERGLTEVQVAFSWLAAQPSVGSVIAGATSPEQVRQNATAAEWTPSDADLAELDDLFPRPKG from the coding sequence ATGATGACCTACCGCAGACTGGGTTCCTCGGGACTCAGCGTTTCCACCGTTGGCCTGGGCTGCAACAACCTGGGCAGGGCCGGCACCGCGTCCCAGTCCCAGGAGGGCACCGACGCCGTCGTTCATGCGGCGATCGACGCCGGGATCACGCTGTTCGATGTCGCCGACATGTACGGCAAGACTCCCGGTGTCAGCGAGGTGCAGCTGGGCAAGGCCCTCGGTGCGAGGCGCGACGACGTCGTCCTCGCCACGAAGTTCGGGCTCGATATGGGCGGGGTGAACGGACCGGACTGGGGTGCGCGGGGATCCCGGCGCTACATCATCCGGGCCGTCGAAGCGTCCCTGCGGCGCCTCGGGACCGACTGGATCGACCTGTACCAGTACCACGCCCCGGACCCGCAGACGCCGATCGAGGAAACCCTCGCGGCACTCGACGACCTCGTGACGAGCGGTAAGGTCCGCTACCTCGGACACTCCAACTTCGCCGGGTGGCAGATCGCCGAGGCCGAGTTCACGGCGCGCAGCGGCGGCTACACCCCGTTCATCTCCGCCCAGAACCCCTACAGCCTGCTGGATCGCCGTCTGGAGCGGGAGGTCGTCCCGGCCGCCGAAGCATACGGTCTCGGCGTCCTGCCCTACTTCCCGCTCGCCAACGGCCTGCTGACCGGCAAGTACCGGCGCAACGAGGTTCCCGCGGGCAGCCGGCTCACGCACTCCCGGAAGAACCTGTTGGAGACGGCGGACTGGGACCAGCTCGAGTCCTTCTCGGCATTCGCGGGCGAGCGGGGACTCACCGAGGTGCAGGTCGCCTTCTCCTGGCTCGCGGCCCAGCCCTCCGTGGGGTCGGTGATCGCCGGTGCCACGTCGCCGGAGCAGGTGCGGCAGAATGCGACGGCGGCCGAGTGGACGCCGTCGGACGCGGATCTGGCCGAACTGGACGACCTCTTCCCGCGCCCCAAGGGGTAG
- a CDS encoding HRDC domain-containing protein, which yields MSSHTSEQTDSTGASDPAVDPGTPPALPLLTEPREGVPLVIDTPAGLERAAAALAAGTGPAGVDAERASGFRYGQRAFLVQIRREGAGTWLIDPEPFDDLRVIDDALDGVEWILHAASQDLPCLSELGMWPDKLFDTELAARLAGLPRVGLAAVIESQLGFSLAKEHSAADWSKRPLPEPWLRYAALDVEVLTELRDKLAGILEQDGKLGIAEEEFEHIRQTPPAEPRVDPWRRTSGLHQLRDRRQLAAVRQMWLEREDLAQRRDVAPGRLIPDSAIVAAAKAMPSTVPQLLATKGFHGRAAQKEAPRWLRCISEAKKLTDLPPLHVSTNAPPPPRIWPEKDPEAAARLLTARPRVAQRAEKLGMPVENLLTPDYLRRIAWRPPAEISLESVSEALEELGARRWQIEQVAAIITVAFLDPDPLPAKGQRGEETAAG from the coding sequence ATGAGTTCCCACACCTCCGAACAGACGGACAGCACCGGCGCGTCCGATCCAGCCGTCGATCCCGGCACTCCTCCTGCCCTCCCCCTCCTGACCGAGCCACGCGAAGGCGTCCCGCTCGTCATCGACACCCCGGCGGGCCTCGAGCGTGCCGCAGCCGCACTGGCCGCAGGAACGGGACCGGCAGGAGTCGACGCCGAGAGGGCCTCCGGGTTCCGCTACGGACAGCGCGCGTTCCTGGTGCAGATCCGGCGCGAGGGTGCCGGGACCTGGCTCATCGACCCCGAGCCCTTCGACGACCTGCGCGTGATCGACGACGCCCTCGACGGCGTCGAGTGGATCCTCCACGCAGCCAGCCAGGACCTCCCCTGCCTCTCGGAACTCGGGATGTGGCCGGACAAGCTGTTCGACACGGAGCTCGCTGCGCGCCTCGCGGGCCTTCCACGGGTAGGGCTCGCCGCCGTCATCGAATCCCAGCTCGGTTTCAGCCTCGCAAAGGAGCACTCGGCGGCGGACTGGTCCAAGCGGCCACTGCCCGAGCCCTGGCTCCGCTACGCGGCCCTCGACGTCGAAGTCCTGACGGAGCTGCGGGACAAGCTGGCCGGCATCCTGGAACAGGACGGCAAGCTCGGGATCGCGGAGGAGGAGTTCGAGCACATCCGCCAGACCCCTCCCGCCGAGCCCCGCGTCGATCCCTGGCGCCGCACCTCGGGCCTGCACCAGCTGCGCGACCGCCGGCAGCTCGCCGCGGTGCGGCAGATGTGGCTGGAGCGCGAGGACCTCGCACAGCGCCGCGACGTCGCACCCGGGCGCCTGATCCCCGATTCGGCGATCGTGGCGGCCGCCAAGGCGATGCCGAGCACCGTCCCGCAGCTGCTGGCCACCAAGGGTTTCCACGGCAGGGCCGCCCAGAAGGAAGCACCGCGCTGGCTGCGGTGCATCAGCGAGGCGAAGAAACTCACCGACCTCCCGCCCCTCCACGTCTCCACGAACGCCCCGCCGCCGCCGCGCATCTGGCCGGAGAAGGACCCGGAGGCCGCGGCGAGGCTCCTGACGGCGCGCCCCCGGGTCGCACAGCGGGCGGAGAAGCTGGGCATGCCCGTGGAGAACCTGCTGACGCCGGACTACCTGCGCCGGATCGCCTGGCGACCGCCCGCCGAGATCTCGCTCGAGTCCGTCTCCGAGGCGCTCGAAGAGCTCGGCGCGCGCCGGTGGCAGATCGAGCAGGTCGCAGCGATCATCACCGTCGCCTTCCTGGACCCCGATCCCCTGCCCGCCAAGGGGCAGCGGGGTGAGGAGACGGCCGCAGGCTGA
- a CDS encoding threonine aldolase family protein, with protein MTDTLTSPASLHDRTQRSFASDNYSGVHPEVLTALAAANEGHQVAYGEDQYTARLQEVMEHHFGEGISIYPVFNGTGANVLSLQSILPRWGAVVCPQTAHINVDENAAPERVGGIKLLTVPTPDGKLTPELIDREAWGWGDQHRAQPLAVSITQTTELGTLYSVAEIKAIADHCHARGMRVHMDGARLANAAAALGQPLRAFTRDAGVDILSFGGTKNGLMFGECVVVLNQEASTGLDYLRKLNMQLASKMRFVSAQLIALLEGDLWLRSASHANAMAARLTEGARGIQGVILTQETRANAVFAILPPGAADRIRESFRFYDWDQATGEVRWMCSFDTTEEDVDAFLDAIRREVSA; from the coding sequence GTGACCGACACCCTGACCTCACCCGCATCCCTGCACGACCGGACCCAACGCAGCTTCGCGTCCGACAACTACTCGGGCGTGCACCCCGAAGTCCTCACGGCCCTCGCGGCCGCCAACGAGGGGCACCAGGTCGCCTACGGCGAGGACCAGTACACGGCCCGGCTGCAGGAGGTGATGGAGCACCACTTCGGCGAGGGGATCTCCATCTACCCCGTCTTCAACGGCACCGGCGCCAACGTCCTCTCGCTGCAGTCGATCCTCCCCCGCTGGGGAGCGGTCGTCTGCCCGCAGACGGCCCACATCAACGTGGACGAGAACGCGGCACCGGAACGCGTGGGCGGCATCAAGCTGCTGACGGTGCCCACACCGGACGGCAAGCTGACGCCGGAACTTATCGACCGGGAGGCCTGGGGCTGGGGGGACCAGCACCGCGCGCAGCCCCTGGCCGTTTCCATCACGCAGACCACGGAACTCGGCACGCTGTACTCGGTGGCCGAGATCAAGGCCATCGCCGACCACTGCCACGCGCGCGGCATGCGCGTGCACATGGACGGAGCGCGGCTCGCGAATGCCGCCGCGGCGCTCGGGCAGCCCCTGCGGGCCTTCACGCGTGACGCCGGGGTGGACATCCTGTCCTTCGGCGGCACCAAGAACGGCCTCATGTTCGGCGAGTGCGTCGTCGTGCTGAACCAGGAGGCGTCCACCGGGCTCGACTACCTGCGCAAGCTCAACATGCAGCTCGCCTCGAAGATGCGCTTCGTCTCCGCCCAGCTCATCGCCCTGCTGGAGGGGGACCTCTGGCTCCGCTCGGCATCGCACGCGAACGCCATGGCCGCCCGCCTCACCGAGGGCGCCCGGGGCATCCAGGGCGTGATACTCACGCAGGAGACCAGAGCCAACGCGGTCTTCGCCATCCTCCCGCCGGGGGCGGCAGATCGCATCCGCGAGAGTTTCCGCTTCTACGACTGGGACCAGGCGACCGGCGAGGTGCGGTGGATGTGCTCGTTCGACACCACGGAAGAGGACGTCGACGCCTTTCTCGATGCGATCCGCCGGGAAGTGTCCGCCTGA
- a CDS encoding DUF3000 domain-containing protein, with amino-acid sequence MGGVSQLPAEFLDALSGLRKAARRSEIRLEEIPAPSRLAPFAVALGTEVVEATPVPLPLHGPARNLILPPEPAELATGRFILLYDPDGSKVWNGRFRIVTYIRAQLEPDMGNDVLLGSVAWTWLVEALDNHGARHHSTGGTATRILSESYGTLEDRGDTIDIELRASWTPATADVRRHLEAWSEMVCTFAGLPPLPSGVAHLPVRRS; translated from the coding sequence ATCGGTGGCGTATCGCAGCTTCCTGCGGAATTCCTCGACGCCCTCTCCGGCCTCCGGAAGGCAGCCCGTCGCAGCGAGATCCGCCTCGAGGAGATACCGGCACCCTCACGGCTCGCGCCCTTCGCCGTGGCTCTCGGCACCGAGGTCGTCGAGGCCACACCGGTCCCGCTTCCGCTCCACGGACCGGCACGGAACCTCATCCTTCCGCCCGAGCCGGCGGAACTCGCAACGGGGCGGTTCATCCTCCTCTACGATCCCGACGGGTCGAAGGTCTGGAACGGCCGCTTCCGCATCGTCACGTACATCCGCGCACAACTCGAACCGGACATGGGCAACGACGTCCTCCTCGGCTCGGTCGCCTGGACCTGGCTCGTGGAGGCCCTCGACAACCATGGCGCGCGGCACCACAGCACGGGCGGTACCGCCACGAGGATCCTGTCCGAGAGTTACGGGACGCTCGAGGACCGCGGCGACACGATCGACATCGAGTTGAGGGCATCCTGGACGCCTGCGACGGCGGACGTCCGGCGGCACCTCGAGGCGTGGTCGGAGATGGTGTGCACGTTCGCCGGGCTGCCGCCCCTGCCATCCGGCGTGGCGCACCTGCCGGTCCGCCGGTCCTGA